One Polaribacter sp. SA4-12 genomic window carries:
- a CDS encoding uracil-DNA glycosylase family protein, whose amino-acid sequence MQKLFSEIKQCTICVSHLDLGTNPVVTGHKNSKIVIIGQAPGTKVHKSGIPWDDASGKQLRKWLNVSDEVFYDVEKFAIIPMGFCYPGKGKSGDKPPRKECAPQWHQQLFELMPNLEMIILIGMYAQNYYLKDKAKRTLTETVDNYPAYLPKYFTLPHPSPRNRFWLTKNPWFEKNVIPELQKRVAKIIR is encoded by the coding sequence ATGCAAAAGTTATTTTCAGAAATAAAACAATGTACAATTTGCGTTTCTCATTTAGATTTGGGCACAAATCCTGTTGTCACTGGTCATAAAAATTCTAAAATTGTAATTATTGGTCAAGCTCCAGGAACAAAGGTTCATAAATCTGGAATTCCTTGGGATGATGCAAGTGGAAAACAATTAAGAAAATGGCTCAATGTTTCTGATGAGGTTTTTTACGATGTAGAAAAATTTGCAATTATACCAATGGGTTTTTGTTATCCTGGTAAAGGTAAAAGTGGAGACAAACCGCCCAGAAAAGAATGTGCTCCTCAATGGCATCAACAATTATTTGAGTTAATGCCAAATCTAGAAATGATTATTTTAATAGGTATGTATGCACAAAATTACTATTTAAAAGACAAAGCCAAAAGAACACTTACAGAGACTGTAGATAATTATCCAGCTTATCTTCCAAAATATTTTACACTTCCTCATCCATCACCAAGAAATCGTTTTTGGTTGACTAAAAACCCTTGGTTTGAGAAAAATGTAATTCCTGAATTACAAAAAAGAGTAGCTAAAATTATTCGATAA